One Lytechinus variegatus isolate NC3 chromosome 14, Lvar_3.0, whole genome shotgun sequence genomic region harbors:
- the LOC121428047 gene encoding uncharacterized protein LOC121428047 yields the protein MGQVSKLCFVLMVVSMVSSFAGKGSGTALPVPGQTCSSQGIELTKQQALQVKKARESGTIEKMARMSRAELYSLTEPIITDFTEDQKEALKCRYGKIDEEKSLQVSLLPAPSVTKDSTLLICPVYNIHNVLVFAVNADNGIIQIFPGQNVIQQPCRATMSPHGDMSDGSPIHCQGEFRVVPVVAFLLSDDEVEGFDIELAIVESCKSVLGTEP from the exons ATGGGCCAGGTGTCAAAGCTGTGCTTCGTCTTGATGGTCGTGTCCATGGTCAGCAGTTTCGCGGGGAAAGGATCCGGTACAGCCCTGCCTGTTCCCGGCCAAACATGTTCATCGCAAGGCATTGAGTTGACAAAACAACAGGCTCTGCAAGTCAAGAAAGCGCGGGAATCGGGAACGATTGAAAAAATGGCCCGAATGAGTAGAGCCGAATTGTATAGTCTCACTGAGCCGATAATCACAGACTTTACCGAAGATCAAAAGGAAGCTCTGAAGTGCAGGTATGGAAAGATAGATGAGGAGAAGAGCTTGCAAGTGAGCTTGCTTCCTGCACCGTCAGTAACAAAAGATAGCACTTTGTTGATCTGCCCAGTATATAATATTCACAACGTTCTTGTTTTTGCGGTGAATGCTGACAACGGAATCATTCAAATCTTCCCG GGGCAGAATGTGATACAGCAACCCTGTAGAGCGACGATGTCCCCTCATGGCGATATGTCAGACGGCTCTCCGATACACTGCCAGGGCGAGTTCAGAGTAGTCCCCGTGGTTGCTTTTCTCCTTAGTGACGATGAAGTGGAAGGATTCGACATCGAGCTCGCGATTGTCGAGTCTTGCAAAAGTGTCTTGGGAACCGAACCATAA